The following DNA comes from Nymphalis io chromosome 20, ilAglIoxx1.1, whole genome shotgun sequence.
CCAGAATATAACAACACCaaatgttttgcggtagaaaaaataatgagtgGATAGTAGCTATCCAGgtaggcttacacaaagccctaaaCAAATTAGTACCAACGAGAACCattgtatatttgaatttatatgcaATTATGGATAAAGATTTTCGCGTGAGTCAAGTTCCATTACAATTCATTCCGATAATTCctaatattttaagatacaCTGTATTTTGTTAGAAAATATAAATGGGTCGTTAGTTTTTCATGATCATAAATGTATACGCTTTGAGAACTTTCTTATCGCTATGCCCTTGAGGTAACAATAAATTCGTTACGATTATTTTCTGATAACATGTTACAgttggaaaaataaaatacatattaattaaaataaacacttatctatgtaagtataataaaaatcaacatgCGTAACAAAACGTGCCCGAATATCATTTTtgctgttttaaataattatgacgtTGTCACGAGGAATTTCAATCAACGTATATGACGGCGTGTTGCATGTGTTtgattattcattaaattactaaaatttaattgatatgtTAAGATTTTCAATAAACGAACCCATACTAGTTATAGTAGGGTCAACAAGTGAATTACAAACGAATTGGGAACCgcctacttttttatacaagtGGGGGCAAATGATCAGGAGGTGACTGAACTGAACTGACTACCACggaccaccgcccatggacacctgcaacactgTAGGGCTTGCAGGTGTGTTGCCGGCACGTTTGAAGTAGGTTAGAAAGTAAGGTAACTATAGAGGGAAAAAAAGAGGTAATACTTACTGCAATCCGTTTACGAAAAATTTCTCAGTGACGTAATCACGACAGTTTGAATTTTCGAAAGCGAGATAGAATTTGTATTCCTTATCCAACATTTCCAAACAGTTGGGATCAGCGCGCGGACAATGGTGGGAGCCGCATGCACCGTAGATATCGACAGGAATGAACTTAGACAGTTGTCTAGCGTATTGTAAACGACGGTTCCTGGCGTGGCAATTTGAGACGAACCATGCAACCTGTAAttacgatatatatttaatatttcagaatgtacttacatattcaaatttacaattataaaaattgcgttttcgagtttaaaatataatgtatcagCTCAAGTAAGTAATTCTATAGagtttcaaaaataatacaaattcaaattacGTGGGtggttatatattatagcacTATTGAGGCAAGTGCGGTTCTTCTTGTTTTTTGTTGTTTGGTTATACGGCTGCAGATCTCTAAGCTGTAGATTCATATTACGGGTAGGAAAGAAAAAATTTATTGAGATTTTCCGTCACGAAAATCTCTCTGGTAGCTCGGAGTTAGCATTAAATTGTGACGTGTGAAAAATCTTTAATGGTAGTGAACCAAGACAATGGAGACATTTTAtcgataattaattttgatcttcgaaagctttttaaaaacattttattggtatttttttaccaGTACCAATTGAGTACATTGATTTGAGTAtgatcaaaatacattttattttcattgattgATTTCTGTTTTCTTGATCAACTCAAACGTTTAGTACGTACGCAATGGAATCGCAACGAACGCAATTTGCACGAAAAATGATCacaaattctaattaaaaatatttaacttatttgttAGTTAtgaatgcccatagacattggcattgtaagaaatgttaaccatcgcttatatcaccaatgcgctaccaatttTGGgagtcccttgagcctgtaattacacttgctcactcaccctttaaaccggaacacaacaaaagcaagtactgccgttttgcggtagaatatctaatgagtgggtggtacctacccagacgagcttgcacaaaactctaccaccagtaaaaaaatgaatgtcaaaaataaaaccgtctactaatattattttaataatgtgtataggtaatgtgttttaataatttattatcgatAATGCATTCAGCATTATAAGGAAAAGTTTTGAAGTATGAATTATGTAGTTAGGTATGAAGATTAATTATTTCAGTATAAAACTGTTTCAGCGTAAATATagctagtattaaaaaaaatgtaatctggAAATATCTATACATTTTCGAGATTGTAATTGATGGTAGgtgttataaaactaaataaataacaatccaACTATCGAGCTATTTctatacttaaatttttttcttacGTCCTGTAACGTATTGTTCACAACAAGCAATATATTATAGCATCTAATTGTCTTCGGAATTTATGGTAATCAGGGCTTCCACTCGGACATAGAAAAATCTCCAACGTACATTTGCTGTTTTACTGGACTTTAGTAATGCATTTAATTCCGTGGAGTCCACGGCTTTCTACGACTAAGACTATTTcacgatattttaatatttcctcTAGTTGGTTTGATCATTATTTTCATGGATGTTCGCAGTGTATATAATTGGTGATATTTAACTTAAGCTGTAAGCTCAACTCAAGACAATGTTTTTTCCTTTGCATACTTTCgacgcatattttttttattaacgtcGGTAATTTCTTTCTAATTTCAGCTTTGCCACCACGTTATCATGTATGTATGTTGCATCGGTTAGTATCGGGactaataaaaatctttagcttttttttgtaaatctcAGGCAATCATCATGGGCGGCCGTTGAAtgcatatattaatatgtttgtcTTTGTATAAGAGTTCTTCTGTGGTATAATACGGTATACCGATTAATACGACAGTTTAAATGCTTATTTGAACCAAATTAGAATGTTTGGATTGATTTACTCAgggtaaataaatatcaatgacATTAGGAAACTTACTTAACTATATAACTTCTATTGTGTATCCCATCTCaggctatttattaaatagcaaaagtatattaatttccaagaataaaatagaattttctGTCATAATCCTTATTCACgcgatagaaaatatataaataaatagatacattTAAAACAGGTTGTACGTGTGATCTGATTCTGAtcttacacatatttttttcatcctTCTATGCTTTATACATTTGTACTTTATACGTTTTACGTGCGTACGTTCGtataatagtgttgtattaaaatatatttgatataacaaaaaaaaacagaactttgtttttaaataactgtCTTGACGTTAATTGTGTGCCTTCTCAAAATCTCtggattttaagaatattatatcaaGTGACTATGATTGTCTGTAAGTAGACAATTCTCTGTaaggatatttatattaatatatatgttaacccTGACAAattggttaatttttatttatgcgtAATACTTCCTGTTGATAATGAAATACTTTTAGTCACTTCGAACAAAgataattgattgattgaaacacTTAGCAAGTAAGGTACCACTTATGATACTCTCGAGTCTTGGTTATGTTTCGACTTGGTTATCAATTTTGGTCACAGATTTTGTTCACGAATTAAGCATTCCTCACTCAgacgtgtatataatatatatacccaCACGTAAGATTGTTCGTATGACGTACTTGTATGTATATCGATTAGTGACTCTGTGGGagtctgttttatttttgtaattgaagATGTTACAGGTTTAAACAACCGATAAAATGTTAgtctttgataaaaataaatttaacattgacGTTTTGACTAAACATAAGttcaattaaaacttttccAAAAAGCGAAagaatttttttaagaacaagAAGCCTAAAGAGGTCACAAGACTTTTCTattgatgaattatatatatgatatgatatatggataatgaaaaaaaaatataatgtatgaattaaaaaaaagtaccttttttgttttatttgcagCATAGTTCCTTTCTAAGTCTTTTTCTGTGTTCAATGCATCGTGATAGACCCAACGCTCGTACGGAGCAACTATGTCAGAGTCCCGACGATAGGTCGCCGTCCAGTTGAACACATCCAGGGACGAAGGACGAAGGGACGCTGTGTGGTACGGACATTCTAAGTAATATAGAATCCAAATCTGAAAGCataaacgtgtttttttttcatacagaataggaaggcggacgagcatatagtaagtggtcaccaacgcccatagacattggcattgtaagaaatgttaaccatcgcttatatcaccaatgcgctaccaattttgggagtcccttgtgcctgtaattacacttgctcactcaccctttaaaccggaacacaacaaaagcAAGTACtaccgttttgcggtagaatatctaatgagtgggtggtacctaccaagacgagcttgcacaaaactctaccaccagtaaaaaaatgaatgtcaaaaataaaaccgtctactaatattattttaataatgtgtataggtaatgtgttttaataatttattatcgatAATGCATTCAGCATTATAAGGAAACTATTAATATGGTACGGCAACTAcagatttaatttcatattaggtttaattttttttcatgagTTTCCtggtggtaagcggtcaccagtCCAGGTCAGCAGAAATTGGTGCTATAAAAAACATTGACCACTgactacatcgccaatgtgccattAATCCTGGGAATTAAAACGTTATActccttgtgcctttaataatACTGGCtgacttacccttcaaaccggaacacaacaatactaagcagtATTATTTAGCGGTACAATAAGAGATAAGTGTGTGGTACTTATTCAAAGTACTAGCACTAAGCCTTACCATCAAGAGTACATATACGATGCATAAGTGTAAatactttgtttaatttaatacaacaaaCCACAAAAAGACAAAagacataatatattcataatgttACCTGATTAATTGGTCTTTTAACATTGAAGGGTGTATGGTGGTCTTTATACAAGATAGCATCAGCTGTGGCGGCTTCTCGTGAGTCCGCAGTCAATGTACACCGATCAACGGGACATTTGTTTCTGATGAATTCGGTTCTGCCACCCGATACTCCCCAGGCTCCTAACCCGTTCGCCAGTAATATCTTCTTGATAGGCACATCTTCATCTTTTGGCAACGTATACATCAATTGCTCGACAATCCTGTTTGAACATAAGCGTCGCTATAATATGtttaagcaataaattaaatgaatatgagAACAGAAATAATTTTGATTGGTGGGTTAAAAGCAAtgcttatgtattaatttagatATTACAAAACAAGCATCTTAATctccttttttattgttataataaaatctaaatataattatttagtgaATCCGAGCCAAGTTTTAAATGCAACAAAGTTTTATCTCGGTATTGACTAAAACGATAAGATTTActgattattattgatttaaaaaatataggagCAGATGAAATAACATTGCATTTTATAAACatcacaaatgaaataaaaaccaaaatactttattcaacaaagaaacattacatttacttattgaattacattaaattttcaaattagaaactaccactattttgatttgattttgatatatgtTTGTCATTAcaattagtaaaaatatcaaattagtaAAGTtatcttgtaaaaaaaaaacaagatattatataaaacttgtcaaacaaactttaatttaatttgttcaaaGTCTGGAATAATTTTAACTAGAGATACTGGTTTTACTGCGAGTAGATTATTTAATGggtattaaataattcattcgcAGTATCAACATATTacgtaaattataatgttttttagcaACATTTGTAGGTGGGGGCTAGTGAGTgcgccacttgatggtaagtgggtgACCACTCATAGAGATtggcactttaagaaatattaaccatttcttacaccGCCATTGTCTCCTTTTGAACTAagaaatgtgcttaatttccaaggttaaggtaattataaaattacgctGGCTAACTAACACTTGCACTGGCAAACCAAAGCACACCGATACTAAGTAATTCTGCTTAGCAGTAGTTATAGTAAGTGTTAATTGaatgttacctacccagacgggcttgcacaaagcttaccACCGAGCATACTTATTACTATTGAACATTATGAATAAATGCCAGATTTGAAGTTAAATTTATTCGAGTATAAACAAGATATGTTGGCGCTTAAAATATCGCtgtaatctattattttaatgaaaactaatatGAGTTTTAGCCGATTAAAGAATAATGAGATTATTGAAccgcttttatttttttattttgtatgaatgtTTCGTGATTACTACGCGTATTAAAATATGatgttttttatctgttataccAAGtgggtataatttaaaaaaaaaaaaacatcccaCCGCGAGTGCCTAGGTATAAAAAACAAGTGAAATTGTCACTTGCTCTGCGTATGTTACTCGATATTTTAAACCGTTTACTAATGTTCACTTATTgtaaaacgaataaataaataaataagatgaaaAAATCCACTAACAAaacgatgttttaaaaaaatgcgtgTTGAAGAGCGtgtatactatactatactgtaCTTAATACTTATTGTCAActaagtgaaaaaaataataatattatcattattaccttTTTTATCCCGAatctaaatataacttttagttTAAGTGTAGAGCATGCAAAATTTTGAAgctgttatatttttacaaaataaaactatatgtttaattgaattaaaattgttttatttatattgtacgtCCACATAGTATTTCAAAttgctaatataataaacttatattaataacggtagtaataaattacattttacacaCTTGTAAGTTATTCAAATGACCtaagtatatttcaatttagattttttcTTATCACATAggtaatattaaacttaataattgtatctgcattttttttttaaataaaaaaaaatcatgttttaatgttgataaagataagataagaatgagatatttttttttgtatttgtccttatttaaatttatcaattaataagtGCCGTAATTATCTATGAAATGCCTTTTGTACACAACTAGCGATCCGCCCCGGCTTCACACGGGTGTAATTTACTAATAGAGAATATGACGAGTACTACGATtagcaaaatatgtattttaattaataaagtttatttatttattacctaatATAAGTATgtcataaatgataaaatcaaaattgtatTGTAAACATACCTACCTAGATTAAACTTTGAATACTTGCTTAGTTTCGCAGCGAACGCTTTATATAGCGAATGATACAAGacaattttaatctatattaaatgTCCAAGGTAACTAACGTATTTATTAACAATGTATTGGAGATAATGGCTTCGCATCTTACCTACAGTTTTCTTATAATCtgtaatagttaaaaatagttattgtgTACTAAAATTATAGAAACATACTGTCGCAAGCTATTCTGTCTAGTATATTGTTTCGAAGTAATTCCCAAGGCTTAGCCAGTGTTAGccatgtaaaattttaattaactgtaAACGTACGAAAACTGTTTCTGTACAAAATAACGTTATCGTTTAgccattttgtacaaaatatttaaaaaaatcgtatcaAAATCCTTTGCGTGGTTTAGAACAAATAAGTGGACATACCGACAGAGATCAATTCCACACAATTTTGTTTGTTCAATTAGTTCGTTCTAGTCTGGTAAAAGATTCATATATAGATACCGAAGTGAAATACACGAAATGATTTGGTTAAATGACGGTTCTTACCTGTCATCACCTGGAGAATCTTCGGGAAAAATCTTAGCGTGAGGTTCGTGACGTTTTGGACGCTGTTCACCCCCAGATATAAACCATGGTCGTTTCGAAAACTCATCGCCGTCTTCGTTAAATATAATCTCATTTTCTGTTATAGAGTTCTGaaacaataattatgttataaagtgAAGAATAATTTACAGGGAACACAAAGTACTTAGGTAAAAGTGATTTACTTGTAAGTGCGTTTCCTCTTTCGATAATATCTGCGTTGATGGTGGTGATGGGAGCCGCGCTGAAGTGCTGAAGGGTGGCGGGCGCGGCAGCAGCAGTAGCGCCAGCGCGGTCAGTAACAGCGGGACCAGCAGCGCCACGCGCCGCAGGATTCGCGCCGCGCGCGCCCACATACCCGGTCAGCGCGCTCGCCCTACCCGTTTTACTTGTTCTCCCATCCTACGATCACTATCGTATCATGAACATCTGCGAACATGTTACttgtaataaatttctt
Coding sequences within:
- the LOC126776358 gene encoding glycoprotein 3-alpha-L-fucosyltransferase A-like; protein product: MWARAARILRRVALLVPLLLTALALLLLPRPPPFSTSARLPSPPSTQILSKEETHLQNSITENEIIFNEDGDEFSKRPWFISGGEQRPKRHEPHAKIFPEDSPGDDRIVEQLMYTLPKDEDVPIKKILLANGLGAWGVSGGRTEFIRNKCPVDRCTLTADSREAATADAILYKDHHTPFNVKRPINQIWILYYLECPYHTASLRPSSLDVFNWTATYRRDSDIVAPYERWVYHDALNTEKDLERNYAANKTKKVAWFVSNCHARNRRLQYARQLSKFIPVDIYGACGSHHCPRADPNCLEMLDKEYKFYLAFENSNCRDYVTEKFFVNGLQHDVVPIVMGARPPEYAAVAPHNSYIHVEEFAGPEELAAYLRRLDEDDTLYNSYFKWKGTGEFINTYFFCRVCAMVHASARRQRSAHYTDVQAWWRDGACTRTEWRATRDQHSLRDPP